One genomic segment of Micromonospora sp. WMMC415 includes these proteins:
- the crtI gene encoding phytoene desaturase family protein — protein MRTVNGRTDRVVVVGAGLGGLACALHLAGSGRQVTVLEREPVPGGRAGRLTVDGYEFDTGPTVLTMPDLIAEALGAVGEELDDWLDLTPLDPAYRAYYPDGSTLDVITDTTRMAAEIAKVCGPREADGYLRFVDYARDLWRLERADFIERNLDAPTDLLTGNLLKLLANGAFRRLQTKINQFFRDPRTQRIFSFQAMYAGLAPHDALAIYAVIAYLDSVAGVYFPRGGIHAVSRAMAGAAEKHGVQFRYGTTVTRVETAGDRATGVRTAEGEFVPADVVVLNPDLPVAYRDLLPPARPRRLTYSPSCVVLHVGSTRDYGKIAHHNIHFGRSWRGTFDEVIRRGDLMSDPSLLVTNPSRTDPSVAPAGRHTYYVLAPVPNLDRAPLDWRGGLADRYADRLVGTLEERGYVGFGDGIEVLRTITPAEWAAQGMAAGTPFASAHSLFQTGPFRPSNLHRGLGNVVFVGSGTQPGVGVPMVLISGKLAAARVTGSRR, from the coding sequence GTGCGCACCGTGAACGGGCGTACCGACCGGGTCGTGGTCGTCGGCGCCGGTCTCGGCGGGCTGGCGTGCGCGCTGCACCTGGCCGGCAGCGGCCGGCAGGTGACGGTGCTCGAACGCGAGCCGGTGCCCGGCGGCCGGGCCGGTCGGCTCACCGTCGACGGGTACGAGTTCGACACCGGCCCCACCGTGCTCACCATGCCCGACCTGATCGCCGAGGCGCTCGGCGCGGTCGGCGAGGAACTGGACGACTGGCTGGACCTGACCCCGCTCGACCCCGCGTACCGGGCGTACTACCCGGACGGCTCGACCCTCGACGTCATCACCGACACCACCCGGATGGCCGCCGAGATCGCGAAGGTCTGCGGGCCCCGCGAGGCCGACGGCTACCTGCGCTTCGTGGACTACGCGCGTGACCTGTGGCGGCTGGAGCGGGCCGACTTCATCGAGCGCAACCTCGACGCGCCGACCGACCTGCTCACCGGCAACCTGCTCAAACTGCTCGCCAACGGCGCGTTCCGCCGGCTCCAGACGAAGATCAACCAGTTCTTCCGGGACCCGCGCACCCAACGGATCTTCTCGTTCCAGGCGATGTACGCCGGGCTCGCCCCGCACGACGCGCTGGCCATCTACGCGGTCATCGCGTACCTCGACTCCGTGGCCGGGGTGTACTTCCCGCGCGGCGGCATCCACGCGGTCTCCCGCGCGATGGCCGGCGCGGCCGAGAAGCACGGCGTGCAGTTCCGGTACGGCACCACGGTCACCCGAGTGGAGACGGCCGGTGACCGCGCCACCGGCGTGCGCACCGCGGAGGGCGAGTTCGTCCCGGCGGACGTGGTGGTGCTCAACCCCGACCTGCCGGTCGCGTACCGGGACCTGCTCCCGCCGGCCCGGCCGCGCCGGCTGACCTACTCGCCGTCCTGCGTGGTCCTGCACGTCGGGTCGACGCGGGATTATGGGAAGATCGCTCACCACAACATCCATTTCGGGCGGTCGTGGCGGGGCACCTTCGACGAGGTCATCCGGCGCGGTGACCTGATGAGCGACCCGTCGCTGCTGGTCACCAACCCCAGCCGGACCGATCCGTCGGTGGCGCCGGCCGGCCGGCACACCTACTACGTGCTGGCGCCGGTGCCCAACCTCGACCGGGCGCCGCTCGACTGGCGGGGTGGCCTCGCCGACCGCTACGCCGACCGGCTGGTGGGGACGCTGGAGGAGCGCGGCTACGTGGGCTTCGGGGACGGCATCGAGGTGCTGCGGACGATCACCCCCGCCGAATGGGCGGCGCAGGGCATGGCCGCCGGCACCCCGTTCGCCTCCGCGCACAGCCTCTTCCAGACCGGCCCGTTCCGCCCGTCCAACCTGCACCGCGGCCTGGGCAACGTGGTCTTCGTCGGCTCCGGCACACAACCCGGCGTCGGCGTGCCGATGGTGCTGATCTCCGGCAAGCTCGCCGCCGCCCGCGTGACGGGAAGCCGCCGGTGA
- a CDS encoding crotonase/enoyl-CoA hydratase family protein: MGVRVEHAGAVTTVILDRPDARNAVDGPTARALADAFRAFDADPEAAVAVLWGAGGTFCAGADLKAIGTPRGNRVEPDGDGPMGPTRMALSKPVIAAISGYAVAGGLELALWCDLRVAESDTVLGVLCRRWGVPLIDGGTVRLPRLIGESRAMDLILTGRPVPADEAYAMGLVNRLVAPGEARTAAERLAAEIARHPQTCLRNDRASVLATAALAEPEALAAELRYGMDSLATDALAGAARFAAGAGRHGAPAT; this comes from the coding sequence ATGGGTGTACGCGTCGAGCACGCCGGAGCGGTGACCACGGTGATCCTGGACCGGCCGGACGCGCGCAACGCCGTCGACGGTCCCACCGCCCGGGCCCTGGCCGACGCGTTCCGCGCCTTCGACGCCGACCCGGAGGCGGCGGTGGCCGTGCTGTGGGGCGCCGGCGGCACGTTCTGCGCCGGGGCGGACCTGAAGGCGATCGGCACCCCGCGCGGCAACCGCGTCGAGCCGGACGGGGACGGCCCGATGGGCCCGACCCGGATGGCGCTGTCCAAGCCGGTGATCGCGGCGATCTCCGGGTACGCGGTCGCCGGCGGCCTCGAACTGGCGCTCTGGTGCGACCTGCGGGTCGCCGAGTCCGACACGGTGCTCGGGGTCCTCTGCCGGCGGTGGGGCGTACCGCTGATCGACGGCGGCACGGTCCGGCTGCCGAGGCTGATCGGCGAGAGCCGGGCGATGGACCTGATCCTCACCGGCCGGCCGGTGCCGGCCGACGAGGCGTACGCGATGGGGTTGGTGAACCGGCTGGTCGCGCCGGGTGAGGCCCGGACGGCGGCCGAGCGGCTCGCGGCGGAGATCGCCCGGCACCCGCAGACCTGCCTGCGTAACGACCGGGCGTCGGTGCTGGCGACCGCGGCGCTTGCGGAGCCCGAAGCCCTGGCGGCCGAGCTGCGGTACGGCATGGACTCGCTGGCCACCGACGCGTTGGCGGGGGCGGCCCGGTTCGCGGCCGGGGCCGGCCGGCACGGCGCACCGGCTACCTGA
- a CDS encoding MerR family transcriptional regulator — protein MADEALSAGAVARRLGVAVTTLRTWHQRYGLGPSEHVPGHHRRYTPADLARLEIMRRLTAEGIAPAEAARWARQAPGAVPSARAARTRDGGGTIPVGRAGPAARGLARAAMRLDSVVINETIARTIQVEGVVATWDGLLRPVLVGIGERHAATAALIEVEHLVSRCVSEVLAAVARAHAPGGPPRILLSCADEEQHSLPLEALGAALAEAGVAYRMLGARVPVEALLEAVNRTGPAAVVIWSHTRDTAGPEQLTALLAAPRRPLLVLAAGPGWRAETLPAGVVRPVGLAEAVSLAVAVRDSLDQSTRE, from the coding sequence GTGGCGGATGAGGCGCTGAGCGCGGGGGCCGTCGCCCGGCGGCTGGGAGTCGCCGTGACGACGCTGCGTACCTGGCACCAGCGATACGGGCTCGGGCCCAGCGAGCACGTCCCGGGGCACCACCGCCGGTACACGCCGGCCGACCTCGCGCGCCTGGAGATCATGCGGCGGCTCACCGCCGAGGGGATCGCCCCGGCCGAGGCTGCCCGCTGGGCCCGCCAGGCGCCCGGCGCCGTGCCGAGTGCCCGCGCGGCCCGCACCCGCGACGGGGGTGGCACCATCCCGGTGGGGCGTGCCGGTCCGGCGGCCCGCGGGTTGGCTCGCGCCGCCATGCGGCTGGACTCGGTCGTCATCAACGAAACGATCGCCCGCACCATCCAGGTCGAGGGGGTCGTCGCCACCTGGGACGGGCTCCTGCGTCCCGTCCTCGTCGGGATCGGCGAACGGCACGCCGCCACGGCCGCACTCATCGAGGTCGAGCACCTCGTGTCCCGGTGCGTCTCGGAGGTGCTGGCCGCGGTCGCCCGCGCCCACGCGCCCGGCGGTCCACCCCGCATCCTGCTCTCCTGCGCCGACGAGGAGCAGCACAGCCTGCCGCTGGAGGCGCTCGGCGCGGCGCTGGCCGAGGCCGGCGTCGCGTACCGGATGCTCGGCGCCCGGGTGCCGGTGGAGGCGCTACTCGAGGCGGTCAACCGGACCGGGCCGGCCGCCGTGGTGATCTGGTCGCACACCCGCGACACCGCCGGCCCCGAGCAGCTCACCGCGTTGCTCGCGGCGCCCCGCCGGCCACTGCTGGTGCTCGCCGCCGGGCCCGGGTGGCGGGCCGAGACGCTGCCGGCGGGGGTCGTCCGGCCGGTCGGCCTCGCCGAGGCGGTCTCGCTCGCGGTGGCCGTCCGAGACTCACTGGACCAGTCGACCAGGGAATAG
- a CDS encoding LysM peptidoglycan-binding domain-containing protein, with the protein MATPARTVGRVLTGFGALVLLCALLVGAPVALLALAGNPLPDQVPTLAEVGAVLTSRDDGQLFLRALALAGWAGWATFALSVLVELGALVLRRPAPRLPGMSRQQRAAATLVGSVALILAASPAAASAAAVAAGPPALATPPTATTLAAPHHATGSTVRALDRPAFAAPTGVDRPVLAAPALATPHQAARITREALGASPARASTPTTPRDQAGRAPVYRVAKGDHLGSIAERYLDSFGEYRTLARMNRLADPDRIHPGQLLRLPAEAEDRGARPHATGRLVARPTPRPPAAPVPAPERPAPDEPSATAPRGGPAVTVGAARPGDPDRVNRPLAVSAILAVSSIIGAQIGAVFGLRRRPATVRVVTGRGAATARHQRELPSGRHRRD; encoded by the coding sequence ATGGCCACACCGGCTCGTACCGTCGGACGGGTCCTCACCGGCTTCGGGGCGCTCGTCCTGCTCTGCGCGCTGCTGGTCGGGGCACCGGTGGCGCTGCTCGCGCTGGCCGGCAACCCGCTGCCCGACCAGGTGCCCACGCTCGCCGAGGTCGGCGCGGTGCTGACCAGCCGCGACGACGGGCAACTGTTCCTGCGGGCGCTCGCGCTGGCCGGCTGGGCGGGGTGGGCCACCTTCGCGCTGTCGGTCCTGGTCGAGCTGGGCGCGTTGGTGCTGCGCCGGCCGGCGCCCCGGCTGCCCGGGATGAGCCGGCAGCAGCGGGCCGCCGCCACGCTGGTCGGGTCCGTCGCGCTGATCCTGGCGGCCAGCCCGGCGGCGGCGAGCGCGGCGGCGGTCGCGGCGGGGCCACCGGCGCTCGCCACGCCGCCGACCGCCACGACGCTGGCAGCGCCGCACCACGCGACCGGGTCCACGGTTCGTGCGCTCGACCGCCCGGCGTTCGCCGCACCGACCGGCGTCGACCGTCCCGTGCTCGCCGCACCGGCCCTGGCCACGCCACACCAGGCGGCACGGATCACGCGGGAAGCGCTGGGCGCGTCGCCGGCCCGGGCCAGCACACCGACCACTCCCCGCGACCAGGCCGGCCGCGCGCCGGTCTACCGGGTGGCGAAGGGCGACCACCTCGGCTCGATCGCCGAGCGGTACCTGGACAGCTTCGGCGAGTACCGGACCCTCGCACGGATGAACCGGCTGGCCGACCCGGACCGGATCCACCCGGGACAGCTGCTGCGGCTGCCGGCCGAGGCCGAGGACCGGGGTGCCCGCCCGCACGCCACCGGCCGGCTGGTGGCCCGCCCGACCCCGCGGCCACCGGCGGCGCCCGTGCCGGCCCCGGAACGGCCGGCGCCGGACGAGCCGTCCGCCACGGCTCCGAGAGGCGGGCCGGCCGTGACGGTGGGCGCGGCCCGACCGGGCGACCCGGACCGGGTGAACCGACCGCTCGCCGTGTCGGCGATCCTGGCCGTGTCGAGCATCATCGGCGCGCAGATCGGCGCGGTTTTCGGCCTGCGCCGCCGCCCGGCCACCGTCCGGGTCGTAACGGGCCGGGGCGCGGCGACGGCCCGGCACCAGCGGGAGCTTCCGAGCGGACGGCACCGGAGGGACTGA
- a CDS encoding polyprenyl synthetase family protein encodes MANDAVAGDALRAPPARPAVRDDPIRAVPAAYTEDLVTGVDDTLAAFLAAEVDALTEIDAAMGGFAATARDCVLAGGKRVRPTFAYWGWRGVVGVAEPTAPVLPALAALELLHTFALVHDDVMDASATRRGRPAAHVVVAAQHAAAGHRGDSGRFGEAVAVLIGDLCMVWADRLLSHTALPPARLLDVRRCYDQMRVETVAGQYLDVLGENDAANWSVDRALRVARYKTASYTVQRPLLFGAALAGGDVDGPLIAAYTRYGLAVGEAFQLRDDLLGVYGDSATTGKPAGDDLRTGKPTALLMLARHLAGPAQRRALDRIGAGTGDGEIARLAELVADTGAVDRVERMISDRVAEALAALDNPSIDRTARTALTGLAVATTNRRA; translated from the coding sequence ATGGCTAACGACGCAGTTGCGGGCGACGCGCTCCGTGCACCGCCGGCACGCCCGGCGGTGCGGGACGACCCGATCCGCGCGGTCCCGGCCGCGTACACAGAGGACCTGGTCACGGGGGTGGACGACACTCTCGCCGCCTTCCTCGCCGCCGAGGTCGACGCGCTGACCGAAATCGACGCGGCGATGGGCGGGTTCGCCGCGACCGCGCGCGACTGCGTCCTGGCCGGTGGCAAGCGGGTGCGCCCGACGTTCGCGTACTGGGGCTGGCGCGGCGTGGTCGGCGTCGCCGAGCCGACGGCACCCGTGCTGCCGGCGCTCGCCGCGCTGGAGCTGCTGCACACGTTCGCGCTGGTGCACGACGACGTGATGGACGCGTCCGCGACCCGGCGCGGCCGGCCAGCCGCGCACGTGGTGGTCGCCGCGCAGCACGCCGCCGCCGGCCACCGCGGCGACTCCGGCCGGTTCGGCGAGGCGGTCGCGGTGCTGATCGGCGACCTCTGCATGGTCTGGGCCGACCGGCTGCTCTCCCACACCGCCCTGCCGCCGGCACGCCTGCTCGACGTCCGGCGCTGCTACGACCAGATGCGCGTGGAGACGGTGGCCGGGCAGTACCTGGACGTCCTCGGCGAGAACGACGCGGCGAACTGGTCGGTGGACCGGGCGCTGCGGGTCGCCCGGTACAAGACCGCGAGCTACACCGTGCAGCGGCCGCTGCTCTTCGGCGCGGCGCTGGCGGGTGGCGACGTCGACGGGCCGCTGATCGCCGCGTACACCCGCTACGGGCTGGCCGTCGGCGAGGCGTTCCAGCTCCGCGACGACCTGCTCGGCGTCTACGGCGACTCGGCGACCACCGGGAAGCCGGCCGGCGACGACCTGCGCACCGGGAAGCCGACCGCGCTGCTCATGCTGGCCCGCCACCTGGCCGGCCCGGCGCAGCGCCGCGCGCTCGACCGGATCGGCGCCGGCACCGGCGACGGTGAGATCGCGCGGCTGGCGGAACTGGTCGCCGACACCGGTGCAGTCGACCGCGTCGAGCGGATGATCTCCGACCGGGTCGCCGAGGCGCTGGCCGCCCTCGACAACCCGTCGATCGACCGGACCGCGCGCACCGCGCTGACCGGCCTCGCCGTCGCCACGACGAACCGGCGGGCATGA
- a CDS encoding phytoene/squalene synthase family protein — protein MDTNLTAAYDRCRDLHRRHGRTYYLATRLLPAWKRRHVHALYGFTRYADEIVDRTEDLRPAERAARLDDWGGRFVAGLHGEPVDDPLLPAVLHTIAVFDLDRDDFASFLKSMAMDLTVHSYRTYDHLLDYMEGSAAVIGTMMLPILGSSDPVAAREPARQLGFAFQLTNFIRDVAEDLDRGRTYLPDEDLARFGVTRDDLLAARAAGRATEPIRELVRYEVTRAQEHYAAAAPGVTMLAPASQACIRTAYALYGGILGEVAAQDFDVFARRAVVPGRRRLAVAARALLTPTGTPVTVPGPPVR, from the coding sequence GTGGACACGAATCTCACCGCTGCCTATGACCGTTGCCGTGACCTGCACCGACGTCACGGTCGTACCTACTATCTCGCCACCCGGTTGCTTCCCGCCTGGAAACGGCGGCATGTTCATGCGCTGTACGGATTCACGCGCTACGCGGACGAGATCGTTGACCGCACCGAGGACCTGCGCCCGGCCGAGCGGGCCGCCCGCCTCGACGACTGGGGCGGCCGGTTCGTCGCCGGCCTGCACGGCGAGCCGGTCGACGACCCACTGCTCCCCGCCGTCCTGCACACCATCGCCGTCTTCGATCTCGACCGGGACGACTTCGCGTCGTTCCTGAAGAGCATGGCGATGGACCTGACCGTCCACTCGTACCGCACCTACGACCACCTGCTCGACTACATGGAGGGTTCGGCGGCGGTCATCGGCACGATGATGCTGCCGATCCTGGGCAGCTCCGACCCGGTGGCGGCCCGGGAGCCGGCCCGCCAGCTCGGTTTCGCCTTCCAGCTGACGAACTTCATCCGGGACGTCGCCGAGGACCTCGACCGTGGTCGCACGTACCTGCCCGACGAGGACCTGGCGCGCTTCGGGGTCACCCGCGACGACCTGCTCGCCGCCCGCGCGGCCGGACGCGCCACCGAGCCGATCCGCGAACTCGTCCGGTACGAGGTCACCCGCGCCCAGGAGCACTACGCCGCCGCCGCGCCGGGCGTCACGATGCTCGCCCCCGCCTCGCAGGCCTGCATCCGCACCGCGTACGCGCTCTACGGCGGGATCCTCGGCGAGGTGGCCGCCCAGGACTTCGACGTCTTCGCCCGCCGGGCCGTCGTGCCGGGGCGACGCCGGCTGGCGGTGGCCGCCCGCGCCCTGCTCACCCCGACCGGCACCCCGGTCACGGTTCCCGGCCCGCCGGTCCGGTGA
- a CDS encoding Rieske 2Fe-2S domain-containing protein: MRALLTKIEQTSRLDRIGDPLQRAVQATLRPQRVRDLLHGVWLGHPLHPAMVQVPVGAWISTAVLDLMPGQRRAATTLCAVGTVSAVPAAVAGLNDWAALSRDQRRIGLLHAASNTIGLACYAGSVAARLAGNHRLGRTLGWLGLTAASVGAYVGGHLAYKQGAQVNQSISELHRMSEGWHSIADMSALPQRTLVTREIDDVSVILYRHGDDVTVMLERCPHQSGPLGEGEVQEIDGHACVVCPWHGSTFRLNGGEVVHGPSANDQVVLPTRVVDGVLEARLP; encoded by the coding sequence GTGCGAGCGCTACTGACCAAGATCGAGCAGACGTCCCGGCTGGACCGGATCGGGGACCCGCTCCAGCGGGCGGTCCAGGCCACCCTCCGCCCGCAACGCGTCCGCGACCTCCTGCACGGCGTCTGGCTGGGCCACCCGCTGCACCCGGCGATGGTGCAGGTTCCGGTCGGCGCCTGGATCAGCACCGCGGTGCTGGACCTGATGCCGGGTCAGCGACGCGCCGCCACCACCCTCTGCGCCGTCGGCACGGTCAGCGCGGTGCCGGCCGCCGTGGCCGGGCTCAACGACTGGGCGGCCCTCTCCCGGGACCAGCGGCGGATCGGCCTCCTGCACGCCGCCTCCAACACGATCGGTCTCGCCTGCTACGCCGGGTCGGTCGCCGCGCGGCTCGCCGGCAACCACCGGCTCGGCCGTACGCTCGGCTGGCTCGGCCTCACCGCGGCGAGCGTCGGCGCGTACGTGGGCGGGCATCTCGCGTACAAGCAGGGTGCCCAGGTCAACCAGAGCATCTCCGAGCTGCACCGGATGAGCGAGGGCTGGCACTCGATCGCGGACATGTCCGCGCTGCCACAGCGCACGCTGGTCACCCGCGAGATCGACGACGTGTCGGTGATCCTGTACCGGCACGGCGACGACGTCACCGTGATGCTGGAGCGCTGCCCCCACCAGAGCGGCCCGCTCGGTGAGGGTGAGGTGCAGGAGATCGACGGCCACGCGTGCGTGGTGTGCCCCTGGCACGGCAGCACGTTCCGCCTCAACGGCGGCGAGGTCGTGCACGGCCCGTCCGCGAACGACCAGGTCGTCCTGCCCACCCGGGTGGTGGACGGAGTCCTGGAGGCCCGCCTCCCGTGA
- a CDS encoding deoxyribodipyrimidine photo-lyase, translating to MTSRTAIVLFTRDLRVHDHPALATTCAAFDRVVPLYVLDPALAGRSPNRTRFLHQSLAALREALRKRGGDLVVRHGDPVVETVKLAEEVGAAGIALSADVSRYARRRERRLRDDCRRHRVALRTFPGLTVVEPGALTPGGGDHYRVFSPYHRAWSGHRWRAELAAPRRVSLPAGVRVGRLPAPPAGESPDAVPGGEDEARRRLSRWLPTLPRYDDLHDDLAGDGTSRLSPYLRWGCLSPLAVANAAGDRGSPFVRQICWRDFYYQVTGAFPDIGARAYRRGAAEDWRYDDDALAAWTEGRTGVPVVDAGMRQLRAQGWMHNRARLVTAGYLTRSLGLDWRPGVAVFFRWLLDGDVANNSGNWQWVAGTGNDTRPYRSFNPVRQAQRYDPDGAYVRRWVPELAAVGGGAVHQPWRLPDEVRRTLDYPPPLSAPGSDPVWLR from the coding sequence GTGACGTCGCGTACCGCGATCGTGCTCTTCACCCGCGACCTGCGGGTGCACGACCACCCGGCGCTGGCGACCACCTGCGCCGCCTTCGACCGGGTGGTGCCGCTGTACGTGCTCGACCCGGCGCTGGCCGGCCGCTCGCCGAACCGGACCCGCTTCCTGCACCAGAGCCTCGCCGCCCTGCGCGAGGCGCTGCGGAAGCGGGGCGGGGACCTCGTGGTCCGGCACGGCGACCCGGTCGTCGAGACGGTGAAGCTGGCCGAGGAGGTGGGCGCGGCGGGGATCGCCCTCTCCGCCGACGTCAGCCGGTACGCCCGCCGCCGCGAACGCCGGCTGCGCGACGACTGCCGGCGGCACCGGGTCGCGCTGCGGACCTTCCCCGGCCTGACCGTCGTCGAGCCGGGTGCGTTGACGCCCGGCGGCGGCGACCACTACCGGGTCTTCAGCCCGTACCACCGGGCGTGGAGCGGCCACCGGTGGCGGGCGGAACTGGCGGCGCCCCGCCGGGTCAGCCTCCCCGCGGGGGTACGGGTCGGACGGCTGCCGGCGCCGCCGGCCGGAGAGTCGCCCGACGCCGTACCCGGTGGCGAGGACGAGGCGCGGCGCCGGTTGTCCCGGTGGCTGCCCACCCTGCCCCGCTACGACGACCTGCACGACGACCTGGCCGGGGACGGCACCTCGCGGCTCAGCCCGTACCTGCGCTGGGGTTGCCTGTCTCCGCTCGCCGTGGCGAACGCGGCCGGTGACCGCGGCTCGCCGTTCGTCCGGCAGATCTGCTGGCGGGACTTCTACTACCAGGTCACCGGCGCGTTCCCCGACATCGGCGCGAGGGCGTACCGGCGCGGGGCCGCCGAGGACTGGCGGTACGACGACGACGCCCTCGCGGCCTGGACCGAGGGACGGACGGGGGTGCCCGTCGTGGACGCCGGTATGCGGCAGCTGCGGGCGCAGGGCTGGATGCACAACCGGGCCCGGCTCGTCACCGCCGGCTACCTGACCAGGAGCCTCGGGCTGGACTGGCGTCCCGGCGTCGCGGTCTTCTTCCGCTGGCTGCTCGACGGGGACGTCGCGAACAACTCCGGCAACTGGCAGTGGGTGGCCGGCACCGGCAACGACACCCGGCCGTACCGGAGCTTCAACCCGGTCCGGCAGGCGCAGCGGTACGACCCGGACGGCGCGTACGTCCGGCGGTGGGTCCCCGAGCTGGCGGCGGTGGGCGGCGGGGCGGTGCACCAGCCGTGGCGGCTGCCCGACGAGGTACGCCGGACCCTCGACTACCCGCCGCCGCTGTCGGCCCCGGGCAGCGACCCGGTCTGGCTGCGCTGA
- the bluB gene encoding 5,6-dimethylbenzimidazole synthase: MDLYDVIHRRRDVRAQFTGAPVPDDVLHRVLTAAHAAPSVGYSQPWDFVVVRDPELRRRFHDHVSAEREVFAATLDGAAAERFARIKIDGVLESSLSVVVTYDHSRGGPAVLGRHAIADTGLYSACLAIQNLWLAATAEGLGVGWVSFYREEWLAGLLGIPAGIRPVAWLCLGPVTHFEAVPDLERHGWRRKRPLAEAVHVDRWGATAG, translated from the coding sequence ATGGACCTGTACGACGTCATCCACCGCCGCCGGGACGTGCGGGCGCAGTTCACCGGGGCGCCGGTGCCCGACGACGTGCTGCACCGGGTGCTCACGGCGGCGCACGCCGCGCCGAGCGTCGGCTACTCGCAGCCGTGGGACTTCGTCGTCGTCCGCGACCCGGAGCTGCGCCGGCGCTTCCACGACCACGTCAGCGCCGAGCGGGAGGTGTTCGCGGCGACGCTGGACGGAGCGGCGGCCGAGCGGTTCGCCCGGATCAAGATCGACGGTGTGCTGGAGTCCAGCCTGTCCGTCGTGGTCACCTACGACCACTCACGGGGTGGGCCGGCGGTGCTCGGCCGGCACGCCATCGCCGACACCGGCCTCTACTCCGCCTGCCTCGCCATCCAGAACCTCTGGCTCGCCGCCACCGCCGAAGGGCTCGGCGTCGGGTGGGTCTCCTTCTACCGGGAGGAGTGGCTGGCCGGCCTGCTCGGCATCCCGGCCGGGATCCGGCCGGTGGCGTGGCTCTGCCTCGGCCCGGTCACCCATTTCGAGGCCGTACCCGACCTGGAGCGCCACGGCTGGCGGCGGAAGCGCCCGCTCGCCGAGGCCGTCCACGTCGACCGCTGGGGCGCGACCGCGGGTTGA
- the idi gene encoding isopentenyl-diphosphate Delta-isomerase: MTAREAHQVELVDDAGRATGRTTVSAAHQPPGKLHRAFSVLLVDPAGRVLLQRRAAVKTRFPLRWGNSCCGHPGPGESLTVAANRRLAEELGVGPVELTEVGVYVYYAEDPATGRVEFEYDHVLRGVLPPDTPLHPDPDEVAELRWVDPVELEADLDADPYAYAPWLGGVVNRLLYPAGPAGSAALQPGASDAAERSGGG, encoded by the coding sequence GTGACCGCCCGCGAAGCCCACCAGGTCGAGCTGGTGGACGACGCCGGTCGGGCGACCGGTCGGACCACCGTGTCCGCCGCGCACCAGCCGCCGGGGAAGCTGCACCGGGCCTTCTCGGTGCTGCTCGTCGACCCGGCGGGCCGGGTGCTGCTCCAGCGCCGCGCGGCGGTGAAGACCCGCTTCCCCCTGCGGTGGGGCAACTCCTGCTGCGGCCACCCGGGTCCCGGTGAGTCCCTGACCGTCGCCGCCAACCGGCGGCTCGCCGAGGAGCTGGGCGTCGGCCCGGTCGAACTGACCGAGGTCGGGGTGTACGTCTACTACGCCGAGGACCCGGCGACCGGCCGGGTCGAGTTCGAGTACGACCACGTCCTGCGTGGTGTCCTCCCACCGGACACCCCCCTGCACCCGGACCCGGACGAGGTCGCCGAGCTGCGCTGGGTGGACCCCGTCGAGCTGGAAGCCGACCTCGACGCCGACCCGTACGCGTACGCCCCCTGGTTGGGCGGGGTGGTGAACCGCCTCCTGTATCCCGCCGGTCCGGCCGGTTCCGCCGCGCTCCAGCCGGGCGCCTCTGACGCCGCGGAGCGGTCGGGTGGCGGATGA
- a CDS encoding putative quinol monooxygenase yields the protein MAFGYVGSMRARPGRRAEVVAILLEAADQVASAGCSLYAVGVSETDPDLIVVSEIWRSREHHAASLQLPETRAAIERAMPMLTGEFTGQELNVVGGLGVPAALS from the coding sequence ATGGCGTTCGGATACGTGGGCTCGATGCGGGCCAGGCCGGGGCGTCGCGCGGAGGTGGTGGCGATCCTCCTCGAGGCCGCCGACCAGGTCGCCTCGGCCGGGTGCTCCCTCTACGCGGTCGGCGTCTCCGAGACCGACCCGGATCTGATCGTCGTCAGCGAGATCTGGCGGTCCCGGGAGCACCACGCCGCGTCCCTCCAGCTTCCGGAGACCCGCGCCGCCATCGAGCGGGCGATGCCGATGCTGACGGGTGAGTTCACCGGCCAGGAGCTGAACGTGGTGGGCGGCCTCGGCGTCCCGGCGGCACTGTCCTGA